From Aestuariirhabdus haliotis, the proteins below share one genomic window:
- a CDS encoding ornithine cyclodeaminase family protein — protein MSNLPHISEQALLSLNLSAAEVTESIVTMLQQQDQGRAWSAPKSTLLPGDGRYLMSTLAVSDADRLMTVKSLVVNPHNPQSGLPAINSLVSLQDSYTGVPLATLDGNWITAIRTAGLSAVAARYLADPTSSVMAFIGCGVQAQSHLKLFAELFPLTEIRAFGRGEHNRQRLCQSAKAMGLQSRVCVTVPEAMEGADIVVSSVTLDVTMEPFADARWLKPGAFAAITDLCLPWMPEGLGSFDRIVIDDLVQEAVAEQKMLDEALVWGDLGQLVKTQVQSGTGTFEGPTAFAFRGLALGDLALAALAWRRFKQ, from the coding sequence TCTGCTGCTGAGGTGACTGAGAGTATTGTGACTATGCTACAGCAACAAGACCAGGGGAGGGCCTGGAGCGCGCCTAAATCGACATTGTTACCTGGCGACGGACGTTACCTGATGTCGACACTGGCGGTATCTGATGCGGACAGGTTGATGACGGTGAAATCTTTGGTCGTAAATCCGCACAATCCTCAATCGGGATTGCCAGCGATTAACTCATTGGTAAGCCTGCAAGACAGCTATACCGGGGTTCCTCTGGCCACATTGGATGGTAACTGGATTACTGCCATTCGTACGGCGGGGCTCAGTGCAGTTGCTGCCCGATATCTTGCTGACCCGACATCTTCTGTGATGGCCTTCATCGGTTGCGGGGTTCAAGCCCAAAGCCATCTAAAGCTGTTTGCCGAATTGTTTCCCCTTACCGAGATCAGGGCTTTTGGCCGAGGCGAACACAACCGTCAGCGGCTATGCCAGAGTGCGAAGGCTATGGGGTTACAAAGCAGGGTCTGCGTTACAGTACCGGAGGCGATGGAGGGGGCGGATATAGTGGTGAGCTCGGTGACGCTGGATGTCACCATGGAGCCCTTTGCCGATGCCCGCTGGTTGAAGCCTGGTGCATTTGCCGCCATTACCGATCTTTGTTTACCCTGGATGCCTGAAGGGTTGGGGAGCTTTGATCGTATTGTGATTGATGATCTGGTGCAGGAAGCCGTCGCTGAACAGAAAATGCTGGATGAAGCCCTGGTCTGGGGAGACCTTGGTCAGTTAGTGAAAACACAGGTACAGTCTGGCACGGGGACTTTCGAGGGGCCTACGGCATTTGCTTTTCGAGGTTTGGCGTTAGGGGACCTGGCCTTGGCGGCACTGGCATGGCGACGATTTAAACAGTAA